GTGTGCTAAGAActgattttctttccatttattGTCATTAAGTCAGGTTGTTTGTGGATTTAGTTTAGCACCTTGAAATTTCTTGTTTTTCATCAATTTCCTTGCaggtataaatttaataaaaattgtttGGTTGTTCAATGGTCCGGAGACAATCCCAACAGTTTAGCAGGTCAGTGCTTTATCCATGTGTGCAATCACCTCGTTTAACAATTGTCTGTGGTTTCCCTTTTACCATGTATTTAGAATAAAGCATATTGGTAATTTCATGGATGATGTACTTACTGGAAAATGTTCAAAGCGCATGCTAGAGATGCTACTGTTTTTTCTCTCTATTTGCAAGAGTTACCAGGTATGCTAAATTCAGTATTGGTTGTTTAGTTGTCCATGCTGTGATCTTGTGATAAATTTGCAAGAATTTGACTAAATGCTAGAACAATATGCTTTCATTGAGTTTTGATGTGCCTTCTAAATTGAGTTTAGCTGTTCTCACAAATAAATACtgcatttttttaaagaaaatattcaattaataatattgctgtttttgcttcaaaattttaaaataaaaaaagaacacTGACAAGATAATCAGATTTGGGAAAATaaagtatatttttattaacagTTATCATTACTGCCATTGCAAAAGGGTCTTTACATGGCAGAGTTATGTATTCTAAATGCTTTTTTAGACCCTGAACCACAATTCTAAAtggggcttatattttaatatcttaataTTGATGTATTTTCAGTCTAAGTCATATTATGTGGTTTCAGTGCTGTATTAGtagctttttattttattttgtcttcTTGATCATTGTTTAACCAAAAACTTTCAACTGCAGGTTTAACTCTTAGCGTACCAGGGGATCTGGCAATTAGCCTTGGCACAAGTGATACTGTGAGTTGGACTATAAAAGCATTTCTTGAATATTGGACCAATGGCTAGTTTAATGAGCCTAATTTAACTTGTTTGCTTGCGTGtaactctaaaaaaaaaaatgtatcgCACTCCCTCTTTCACCTTCTCAGCCTTTCTGTGTATGGTACTTCCTTGGCCCAATCCTTTCGTTTGCCATAACACCATGGATTTACAGCAATTATTTACTTGGTAAATAGAATTGGGGTGCTTTTCACTTGAGCTACATGAAACCACTTAACCATTCAGATTGCAATTACAAAATATTGACTTTTTAAGCACTCACCAGCTTTGGTTCTTGATCTGCTTTGTTGAGCTATATTATGAATTATTCACATTTGATCCAGCAATGATAAGTATTATTGGGGCTCTCATGCTCCTTTGATGTTACATGTTGGGTTGTGATTTTCCTTATTAATATTTCGTTCTTTTGAACTTCACAGACCTTCTCAATTATACTTGTTATATAGGTTTTTGGGATTGCTACTGATCCTCAACCCAGATTAGAAGGGCACGTTTTACCTAATCCTGTAGATACTGAAGGTTACATGGTAATGTTATGCTACAAAAATGGATCTCTAACTCGTGAAGGTACTAGTTCAATTCCCTTGCACCCTAGCTTGCCATTTATTAGGTCGTTTATCTGACAACAATTTTGAACTAGATATTCGTAATAGCTGTGCTGAGAAATCTTGGGAAGTCTTTAACAATTTTCTGGAGCAAACTCCTCCTCTTAATGGTTTGTGTACATGCTTTATTGTTAGCTTTTCTTGATAAGATCTGTTTTGTTTGCTGCCATCTCATTCTGGATTCTGCAACAGATGGGAAGCTTGGCTTCTACTATAGGGACCATGaaattcttcctcctcttccaGGCAAGTTCTTGGATATTTTaccttattatatttatttactcCATTATGAGTATTGAGATCAGGCTTTACTTCACCGTTCTCAACTTCTTTCTGCCtggcttttcttcttcaatttctcCATTCCGACATACATATGTTGCTGAAACTCATCATTTAGTGGTTTCTATTTCTTACAAAAACTGTTGGCCATTATACATCCTGTTCAATCTCACAACATAAAGAAATTATTTCGCACATCGtgtattttacatttttataacaATTTTCTACAACCAACTAGTTGGTTTTGAGTCTTAGTTgttatgtattattttattcttttattacatAAAAGGAGCCCCTATTAATGAACGATTGTTATTGCAACCAGTTGGCGTCCATCGCtacaaactccaaaactttacAGGGGACAATCGGGAGGGAGTGAATGAACAGGAGGTGCAGGAATTTGATCCTCCTTCTGAGGTTGGTTGGCATTTAAAGGGTAATAGCAAATTTTACATATTCAGAAGTTGTATTGCAAGACTTATCATAAAAGAATTTTCGTTTTCAGGTCAGAGCATTGATCGAGGGCCAGCTTCTGTCAATGCGAGCTCATGCTGAAAGATTTGGCATGCCAATGCCTCCAAAACGTATAATAGCCACCGGTGGAGCATCAGCAAATCATAGCATTTTGAAGTCAGTAGCATCAATATTTGGCTGTGATGTCTATACTGTTCAAAGACCTGGTATGCAGATTTCTTGTGTTTGTTGGATCTAATTTCCCAGTTGCCATATATGTGATTTGAAAATAATTCAGGAACTTGCTAAAGGGCTGTTCACTTGCAGAAAATATAGAGCAGTTTTCTAGAAATTTGTATGCGACAATTTTCCAAGTAGATAATTTGGAAAACtagtttttcaaattttaactaatatttagaaaatatgttTAAATTGTTTTGTGCTATTTTTCATTATAACAAAAAATTGTATTTTCTATCAGTTATCCAAATTAAACAGACAGTAAAGGTTTACAAAGCCCAAATCTttctgttcttttttttttttttttggttcgaATGTATCGTCTTTTTGCTGTCTGATCCTCCACAGCACTATTCTCTTCTGATGAAGAAGCCCTGTTACTTGGTTGGCAGATTCAGCATCCCTGGGAGCTGCATTGAGAGCTGCTCATGGCTGGCTGTGCAATAAAAAGGGTAGTTTTGTGCCAATCGCATGCTTATACAAGGACATGTTGGAGAAGTCAGCTCTCAGCTGCAAGCTTTCAGTTAGTGCTGGGAATCAAGAATTGGCTTCTAAATATGCTTTATTGATGAAGAAGAGAATGGAAATTGAAAGTCGGCTTGTTCAAAAGCTGGGACGGTTCTGAAGTGGGGAGCTGCCACGTTGTCTTTGAAAAATATTCAACTGGGAATCAAGGAATTCACCGAAGACACATCAGGCTGGTCGATATTGGATAATGTCAAGTCCGCTGCTGCTGTGTGATATTGCTGCGAAACCCATTAATGAAGCAAACTTCTTGACCTTGTTCAGCTCATCTCTTTGAGCAAAATTTGTTGTTGCAGTGATCCCATGTTGGTTAGTTGCAACTCCATGGTCAATGAAACTTCATttctaaaatatcaaattttaacttaaaaatttttatgaaaaaaacctcataattttttaaaatatgactaaaaatatataatattattaaaattataaataatactctataaaaatacaatgaaaatttaaattataagaaatagatttatatttttttacataactaataaaatctataaaaatataaaaattataagatactttatttatttttcatttatgtcATAGTTCAAATATCATATTTatatagtaaaataaaaaatgttaatatatattttttactttcattatttattttttacatatagAGTAATAGTCATTATAATGAtccttaaaaattttcaatagaGAATTTGTGGTTAAAGTCGGGTGTTTgattaatgagaaaaaaaaaaaaaattgaatgtttttaagtgttttattaaaatcaaggattttatttatatttataataaattaaatttaaatgtttgtTAGTTgttactaatattttatttatttatagattttataaaattatttcttatatataaagtaacataatttatttatcaaattaaacttaaatcattaaaattttaaaaatatttttttgaaatgataaaaataaatttatttattaaataaacttAAATGATTATTGAGTAAAGTgaccattttaaaaaattaaaggacttaaatgataattttaagagattgaaatgaatcaaatttttttataagagcTTAAATGactttttcaaagatttaaaaggactacttattaaaaaataaataaattaaaaactacaaaattctttttttaaaacaaaaacttTAAGTTGATGTACTCttttctataaaattatttaaaaataattattttgttggatttaattttactgttttttattaaattaaagcgaattaaattataattttaaaagtgaaaatcaaatcgaataaaaatattaaaataaaattttaattttaatttaatttaattaattattttagcttGAACCAAATGGGCTTATCCTTAAGATAGCGAAGATCTGTTGTGTTGAAAAATCAGTTCCATTGTAGAAGATCTCTCCAATCTCATCTCTTCTAATACTTGACAGATTAGCTTATTTGCTTCTGATGCTGCAGAGCCTTTGATAATGAAAGTGGACAATTCcatttcaaatattaattttaaaaaaaatcaattttgacAATTGAATTTAATTCGTCTTTAcagttcaaattttaatttgttaaaaaaaaaaaaaaaaaaccttggtTGATGCAAGGGATTCTTTCCAAGGAGTGGGTTAGAAATCACAATCCATATGTGCTTAGTCAAATCCCatctcatcaaaataaataaacatagaAAGAAATGAACTTTGCTTCTAAGGATTTGTTTTCTATGATCAACTCTTATGACCTTGCTGCTGTTTAGCTAACCATTGTTCTTAAATCCAACTTTGCTCCCCTTTTTTATATCCTTAATTTGATTTTAGGACAAGTCAATcggttcatatatatatatatgaaaataatttattcctAAGAGATTTTTgatgtaaatattatttttcatgaaataaatgaaaattttaatttatcatgtttattatgtgaaaaaataataaacaactCATCAAAGGATTGAACAAAGGAGATAGAATGTGTTTGAGAAACAAAACCTCCATCAATTTTATTGGAATTTTGGGATTTCCTTAGCCTTCAGTTGTTTAAAACAACACAACAGAGCTCTGACTCTCTGCATCAAAATTACAGACCAGCTGATATGTTACAAGCAACTATATTACACTATATATTCTACATGTTAACATAAAATCCCCTTAACCAAATCAAATGAGAGAAAAATTATTACATACAACCGTTATATATATGACAATTAGATATTGATCATATAAAAAATCCACTGTAATCGATGACTGTAATATATATAATGGctgtataataaaatttttccgGTTAGGGATGCTTAGATGTCAGGATTGAACTTCTCCGTATCAGTCACTTCCTTTATCTTGCTAGCACCATCTTTAGTAATGACAATGCTTACCACCTTACAAGGTTCAGCTTCTCCTAGCATTTGAACAACTTTTCTCATGGTGGGTCTTAGCGAAGGAAGCCTCTCAGTGCAGAGGATTGCAATTCTCAAAACCTTGACAGCATCTTCCTTAAAAAATTCTGGAATCCTGGAATCTATTATACTCAACACTCTCTCTTTACTCTTCAAATTGCTGGAGACCCAATCCACTATATCTTTGTTATCTCCGTACTCAG
The sequence above is a segment of the Manihot esculenta cultivar AM560-2 chromosome 5, M.esculenta_v8, whole genome shotgun sequence genome. Coding sequences within it:
- the LOC110614342 gene encoding xylulose kinase 2 isoform X2, which encodes MWVEALDLVLQKLSKSGFDFGKVAALSGSGQQHGSVYWKKGSSAILQSLDSNKPLVDQLGNAFSIKESPIWMDNSTTKQCREIENAVGGALELSKLTGSRAYERFTGSQIRKIFQTQPEAYNDTERISLVSSFMASLFIGAYACIDHTDGSGMNLMDIKLKVWSEIALEATAPGLKEKVGKLASAYDVAGHIAPYFAERYKFNKNCLVVQWSGDNPNSLAGLTLSVPGDLAISLGTSDTVFGIATDPQPRLEGHVLPNPVDTEGYMVMLCYKNGSLTREDIRNSCAEKSWEVFNNFLEQTPPLNDGKLGFYYRDHEILPPLPVGVHRYKLQNFTGDNREGVNEQEVQEFDPPSEVRALIEGQLLSMRAHAERFGMPMPPKRIIATGGASANHSILKSVASIFGCDVYTVQRPDSASLGAALRAAHGWLCNKKGSFVPIACLYKDMLEKSALSCKLSVSAGNQELASKYALLMKKRMEIESRLVQKLGRF
- the LOC110614342 gene encoding xylulose kinase 2 isoform X1, encoding MENSSLPHDSLFLGFDSSTQSLKATVLDSSLNIVKSELVHFDSDLPHYKTKDGVYREPSDNGRIVSPTLMWVEALDLVLQKLSKSGFDFGKVAALSGSGQQHGSVYWKKGSSAILQSLDSNKPLVDQLGNAFSIKESPIWMDNSTTKQCREIENAVGGALELSKLTGSRAYERFTGSQIRKIFQTQPEAYNDTERISLVSSFMASLFIGAYACIDHTDGSGMNLMDIKLKVWSEIALEATAPGLKEKVGKLASAYDVAGHIAPYFAERYKFNKNCLVVQWSGDNPNSLAGLTLSVPGDLAISLGTSDTVFGIATDPQPRLEGHVLPNPVDTEGYMVMLCYKNGSLTREDIRNSCAEKSWEVFNNFLEQTPPLNDGKLGFYYRDHEILPPLPVGVHRYKLQNFTGDNREGVNEQEVQEFDPPSEVRALIEGQLLSMRAHAERFGMPMPPKRIIATGGASANHSILKSVASIFGCDVYTVQRPDSASLGAALRAAHGWLCNKKGSFVPIACLYKDMLEKSALSCKLSVSAGNQELASKYALLMKKRMEIESRLVQKLGRF